In Brevibacillus marinus, the genomic window TGCGGAAGCACGGCGGCGGAAAAATCGTCAGCATTTCCAGTCTCGGTTCAGCCCGCGTATTGGACAACTACACCGCTGTCGGTGTGTCCAAAGCGGCGCTGGAGGCATTGACCCGTTATCTGGCGGTGGAACTGGCGCCTGACAACATCGTCGTGAACGCGGTCTCGGGCGGCGTCGTTGACACCGATGCGCTGAAGCATTTTCCCAATCGCGCAGAACTGCTGGCAGACGCAGCCAAACGCACGCCCGCGGGACGGATGGTACAGCCGGAGGATCTGAGCCATGCGGTGATGTTCCTGCTTTCCGACCAGGCCTCGATGATCCGCGGCCAAACCCTGATTGTCGACGGGGGATTCTCTTTGCTGGCGTAAAGCGGTTGCGTTGCGAGCGGACTGTCAAGACAGACGAGGAAATATTGGTGTAAAATAATAAAATAAAGATAAAAAAAGAGAAACCATCTTAAGGGGAGGCCAATATGGTAATTCGTTCGTTTCGCCTCGGAGATTACGCTGCCATCACCCGCATCTGGCAGGAAACCGGCCTCGAGAAGACGGAGACGGAGTCGCTCGATGCGCTTGCCAAACAACTGGCTTGGGACAGTGAACTGGTGATGGTGGCGGAAGATGAAGGTGAGGTTGTAGGAGTGGTTGTGGGGACGATTGATGGGACGCGAGCGTATTTTTATCGGCTGGCGGTGCATCCCTCCCGGCAGGGCAGCGGGATAGGCCGACAGTTGGTGGAAGCGATTGAAAACCGATTCCGGCAAAGAGGGGTCAATCAGGTATCGATCATGGTCAGTCAGGAAAACAAAAAGGTTCTGCCGTTTTACAATGCGCTAGGCTACAAGCTGCAAAACTATGTAACACTTTCCAAAAAACTCTCTTCGTAGCCGCCTTTTTCTCATGCGGCGGTCATTGGGACTCGTATATTGGCGCGTTTCCTCCACATAAAAGAAGAGAAGAAAGGGGAGAGTCATGTCGCCAGCTCCAGGCACCAACATTCGCATCGAAAGTTACAAACACGACCACTCCTTTCATCGATCATGGGACAAGACCACGTTGATTCACACCAGTGATGCCGTCATCATCGGCGGCAACGACCGGGTAAAAGTGACGGAAGCGGACGGCCGGGAGTGGCGAACACGGGAACCAGCGATTTGCACATTCGGTCGAGGACAGTGGTTTAACACGATCGCGATGATTCGCGACGACGGCATTTACTACTACTGCAACATCGGCTCGCCGTTCAGCTTGAAAGGCAACCTGCTCAGCTACATCGACTACGATCTGGACGTAAAAGTCTACCCGGACTTAACGTACACCATTCTCGATGAGGAGGAGTTTGCCCTTCATTCCAAACAATTGAACTATCCGCCGCAGATCATTGCGCGCGTGCGGGTTGCGGTCAAGGAAGTGATCGAGTGGATTGTCGCCCGCCGCGGACCGTTCCAGAACGGATTCGTGCAGCGATGGTATGAGCGGTACCAACTCGTGCGCGACGATCATGAATAAGTCCTTCTCTCCAGGTTTGGGAGAAGGACTTTTTCTTGCGCTATAGGTCTATCCCTTTCGATAAGGTTACGACACAAAGAATCAGAAAAATAAGGGCGGTCACCAGCGAGGAAAAAGATTTTCTTCTGTACGCCCGAACGGCAAAGACAATTCCGAGCAGCAGAAATGCGATCGGGATCAGGATCAAGCCGGAAATCAAATACCAACCAAATTCTTCCCCCAGCATTTGTGGAGACTCCTTTCAGGTGTACAATTAAGCTTCTTTCCGAACAACACACTTGTAGTCTCGATTCGTGATCCGGAAAAACTCATCCAGCACCGTGCGGCTAAAACGCTCGACGAAACCGTTAGTTTGCGGACATCTTACCCGTGTTTTTCGGTATTCAATGTCGTTTAGCGCCAGGTACAGCTCATACGGGTGGGTATCCCTACCACAAAATTCTCGGCCATTGTCCGTGAGGACGGCCTTCGGAGTGGTCTGAGGATGAGATTTGTAGATCGGCGGCGAATCTTTCGGTCCCTCAAATCCGTGCGTTTTAAACCGGCGTTTGTATTCGAAAATTGGAATTTTATGTTTTTATACTCAATAAATGTTACTATAATTCGACAAAAAAATCAATCAATTTTGTCTAGCCTGAATATATATCCTTTCTGGGCAATATCCCACATCCAAAGCGCGTACCGTTCCCCCTGGCGACAAGACAAAGCGCGGCAAAAGGTGTAAAATATGAAAAGTCCGAATCGCTAACCAACGGCATCTCAGGAGAAAGTGAGTGAGACGATGAACAGCGTAAAGCGTTACCTGAGATACGTCAAACCGTATACCGGAAAAATCCTGCTGACGGTGTTTGTCGGGATTATCAAATTCGGCATTCCGCTGTTGATGCCGCTTTTGATCAAATACGTGATCGACGACCTGCTGCCGGGGCCGCAGCCGCAGGAGGAGAAGCTGCGCCAGTTGTTTTGGCTGATGGTGGCGGCGTTCTTCATCTTCACCGTCGTCCGGGCCCCTGTGGAATACTACCGCCAGTACTTTGCGCAGTGGGTGGCCAGCCGCATTTTGTTTGACATTCGCAATTCCCTGTTCGACCACCTGCAGCGTTTGTCGATGCGCTACTACAACGATCACAAGGCCGGGGAGGTGATCTCCCGCGTCGTCAACGATGTGGAATCGACGAAGAGCTTTATCGAAACCGGATTGATGAACATCTGGCTGGACATGATTACGATCGGCTTGACGGTGGGTATTATGTTTTACATGGACCCGCTCTTGACCGTGGTTTCGCTGATCGTGTTCCCGCTGTACGCCGTCTCGGTCAAGTTCTTTTACAAGCGGCTGCGGCAGCTGACGAGAGAGCGCTCCGCCGCTCTGGCCAAACTGCAGAGCCATCTGCATGAGCGCGTCAGCGGCATCTCGTTGATTCGCAGTTTTGCGCTGGAGAATCACGAACAGCAGCGGTTTTTTCAGGAAAACAATCACTTTTGGCAAGCGGCGCTGTCCCACACCAGATGGAACGCCTACACGTTTGCCGTCGTCAATTCGATAACCGATATTGCGCCGCTGTTGGTGATCGGCGTCGCCGGTTACGCGGTGATTCAGGGTGAGCTGTCACTGGGCACCCTGATTGCCTTTTATGTGTACCTGGAGCGGCTGTACACGCCGCTGCGCCGCCTGGTCAACGCGTCCACGACGCTGACGCAGGCGATTGCTTCGATGGATCGGATGTTTGAGTTTATTGACGAGCAGTACGACATCACGGACAAACCGGGGGCCGGCACGCTGCCGGTTGATCCCGCCACGGGACGGATCAGAGGCGAAATCCGCTTTGAACAGGTGTCTTTTCGCTACCGGGATGAAGGGGAGTACGTGCTGAAAGATATCAACCTGACCATCGAGCCGGGCGAGACGGTGGCGATTGTCGGCATGTCGGGGGGCGGCAAATCTTCGCTGATCAGCTTGCTGCCGCGTTTTTGGGACGTGAGCGAAGGGCGGATCCTGATCGACGGCGTCGACATCCGCGACGTCAAGCAGCGAGACCTGCGCAGCCACATCGGGATGGTCCTGCAGGACAACATCTTGTTCAGCGAGTCGGCGAAGCTGAACATTTTGATGGGCAAGCCGGACGCCACGGAAGCGGAGATTGTCGCGGCGGCCAAGGCCGCCAACGCGCACGACTTCATCAGCGAACTGCCGGACGGGTACGACACGGAACTGGGCGAGCGGGGAGTGAAGCTCTCCGGCGGGCAGAAGCAGCGGATCGCCATCGCCCGCGTCTTTCTGAAAGATCCGGCGATCCTGATCTTGGACGAAGCGACGTCAGCGCTTGACCTGGAATCGGAACACATGATTCAGGAGTCGCTCGCTCGGCTGGCCAAAGGGCGGACCACGATCATCGTGGCCCACCGCCTGTCGACGATCACCCACGCGGACAAGATCGTGGTGATGAAAGACGGACGAATTGTGGAGATGGGGCGGCACGACGAGCTGCTGGCAAACCGGAATGTTTATTATAATCTGTGGAACGTTCAGGATTTTGGCGCATCGCCGGCTGTCGCCACGGAAGCGTAACCTGCGCGATGCCGATGGGCGGCAGCTGTTTGCTTGTTATACGCGCGGCAAAGCGGACCGCAAGCACGCGGCTGCTTTGCCGCCTGCCCCGGTTTCTTTGCGGGGAACGAGAGGAGTGCGATGGTCTTGGACAGTTGGAAACGCAACTTGTATGTTTTATGCTTTGCCATGTTTATCACCATGGTTGCGATGAGCATGATCATGCCGTTTCTGCCGCTGTTCATCCAAAGCGAGCTGGGCATCAGCGATCCGCATCAGGTGACGGCGTGGGCGGGGATCGTGTTTGGCGCCAATTTTTTGACGGCCGCCCTGGTTTCGCCGATTTGGGGCAATCTGGCGGACAAGTACGGCCGAAAAATCATGATCCTGCGCTCCGGCTATTGCATGTCGGTGATCATCACGCTCACCGGATTTGTCGGAAACGTCTGGCAGCTGCTCGGACTGCGTCTGCTAAACGGCATGGTGGGGGGCATCATTCCGGCCAGCACGGCTTTGGTCGCTTCCACCACTCCCCGCGAGAAGGCGGGGTGGGCCCAGGGAATGCTGCAGTCGTCGGCGGTGGCCGGGGGGATTATGGGGCCGTTTTTTGGCGGCCTGCTGGCTGACTACATCGGCTTCCGCCTGATCTTCAGCTGCACGGGACTGCTTATTTTGCTGGCGACAGTGCTCATCACCGTGACGGTTAAGGAGAATTTTACGCCGCCGCCGGCGCGCGAACGGACGAGCTTCCGGGAGGACGCCCGCCTGATTTTTGCCAGCAAGCCGCTGCCCGCGCTGTTTTTGGTTACGGTGATGATTCAGTTTGCGCTGTTCAGCATCGTTCCCGTACTGCCCATTTACGTGCAAAGTTTGCTTGCCTCCAACGAGCGGGTAGCGTTTTACACCGGTCTGGTGCAGGCTGCGATGGGACTGGCCAACGTGCTGGCCGCCCCCCAATTGGGCAAACTGGGCGACCGCTACGGTTCGCACAAGGTGCTGCTTGTCTGCCTGATCGTGGCGGCGCTGAGCTTCATTCCGCAGGCGATGGTCACGTCGGTCTGGCAGTTGGTCATGCTGCGGTTTGTGCTGGGACTCTGCCTCGGCGGCCTGCTTCCGGCAGTCAATGCGCTGCTGCAGCGCTTTACGCCGCAGGAACGGGTGAGCCGGGTCTATGGCTACAACAATGCCTTTGTCTGTCTGGGCAACGTGTTGGGGCCGTCAAGCGGCGGGCTGATCGCCGGTTACATCAGTTTGCGCGGGGTCTTTTTGATGACGAGCGCTTTTCTCTTGTTGAATGCGCTGTGGGTCGCGTACAGTCTGGCCCGCAAGCCGCTCAGGGGACAAGCTTCGTAACCGGCAGCTATTCCTGCGAGCACAATGCGAGCACAAGCAGGGGCGATGGGCGAGCCGGCGTGCTGCTCCGCAGGTCGGGCTTTTCCCCGATGGCCGCTAAACCTGGCCGCAAAAAGCCGGTTTCGCGCCGGTTTGCGCAGCGCGTGCGGCGGCCGGACGATGGGAAAAGGGCATGACCTTTTCCGCGCGGTACGATACAATGAAGAATAGGAACATCCACAGTGGAGAAAGGGGTACGAGCATGCTGAAAAAACTGATGGCCAAGTTTGGGGTCGGCGCCGCTACGGTTGACCTTCGCCTGGATCGCGAGCAGTGGCGTCTGGGGGAGACGATGACCGGCGTGATCCGGATTGAAGGCGGCGAGGTGGAACAGCGGATTCACGATCTGCAGGTCGTATTGATGATGCGCGCCCAGGTCAAGGGGA contains:
- a CDS encoding GNAT family N-acetyltransferase encodes the protein MVIRSFRLGDYAAITRIWQETGLEKTETESLDALAKQLAWDSELVMVAEDEGEVVGVVVGTIDGTRAYFYRLAVHPSRQGSGIGRQLVEAIENRFRQRGVNQVSIMVSQENKKVLPFYNALGYKLQNYVTLSKKLSS
- a CDS encoding DUF402 domain-containing protein, whose protein sequence is MSPAPGTNIRIESYKHDHSFHRSWDKTTLIHTSDAVIIGGNDRVKVTEADGREWRTREPAICTFGRGQWFNTIAMIRDDGIYYYCNIGSPFSLKGNLLSYIDYDLDVKVYPDLTYTILDEEEFALHSKQLNYPPQIIARVRVAVKEVIEWIVARRGPFQNGFVQRWYERYQLVRDDHE
- a CDS encoding ABC transporter ATP-binding protein, translated to MNSVKRYLRYVKPYTGKILLTVFVGIIKFGIPLLMPLLIKYVIDDLLPGPQPQEEKLRQLFWLMVAAFFIFTVVRAPVEYYRQYFAQWVASRILFDIRNSLFDHLQRLSMRYYNDHKAGEVISRVVNDVESTKSFIETGLMNIWLDMITIGLTVGIMFYMDPLLTVVSLIVFPLYAVSVKFFYKRLRQLTRERSAALAKLQSHLHERVSGISLIRSFALENHEQQRFFQENNHFWQAALSHTRWNAYTFAVVNSITDIAPLLVIGVAGYAVIQGELSLGTLIAFYVYLERLYTPLRRLVNASTTLTQAIASMDRMFEFIDEQYDITDKPGAGTLPVDPATGRIRGEIRFEQVSFRYRDEGEYVLKDINLTIEPGETVAIVGMSGGGKSSLISLLPRFWDVSEGRILIDGVDIRDVKQRDLRSHIGMVLQDNILFSESAKLNILMGKPDATEAEIVAAAKAANAHDFISELPDGYDTELGERGVKLSGGQKQRIAIARVFLKDPAILILDEATSALDLESEHMIQESLARLAKGRTTIIVAHRLSTITHADKIVVMKDGRIVEMGRHDELLANRNVYYNLWNVQDFGASPAVATEA
- a CDS encoding MFS transporter, with the translated sequence MDSWKRNLYVLCFAMFITMVAMSMIMPFLPLFIQSELGISDPHQVTAWAGIVFGANFLTAALVSPIWGNLADKYGRKIMILRSGYCMSVIITLTGFVGNVWQLLGLRLLNGMVGGIIPASTALVASTTPREKAGWAQGMLQSSAVAGGIMGPFFGGLLADYIGFRLIFSCTGLLILLATVLITVTVKENFTPPPARERTSFREDARLIFASKPLPALFLVTVMIQFALFSIVPVLPIYVQSLLASNERVAFYTGLVQAAMGLANVLAAPQLGKLGDRYGSHKVLLVCLIVAALSFIPQAMVTSVWQLVMLRFVLGLCLGGLLPAVNALLQRFTPQERVSRVYGYNNAFVCLGNVLGPSSGGLIAGYISLRGVFLMTSAFLLLNALWVAYSLARKPLRGQAS